One genomic region from Rhinoderma darwinii isolate aRhiDar2 unplaced genomic scaffold, aRhiDar2.hap1 Scaffold_473, whole genome shotgun sequence encodes:
- the DCP1B gene encoding mRNA-decapping enzyme 1B isoform X3 encodes MSGRRRMWRGRCLCTRGERRVRGNLISASPKHGFTIMNRLSMENRTEPITKDLEFQLQDPFLLYRNARFLIYGIWFYNKEECQRVAEVMTNLTQQEQRKAQQSTNVGVSPMNLHPEKEVDILQMLNKAKDEYAKCKPCSEPKMMTSSSAIHANPNLIKPIAVKPSDVAPQSADPEPQHLSLTTLFGKAELTPVENANQKDPPSVRQTVVRSLSYEESPRSADSCDKQLCPAIQKLMIRGADLRPVTEYPENPHCHNGAYITPGDVFSGLFLTLEDNVPLCVQDHVCGGDYLLHKLQHQHPILDRGPPAMVQSYGGDLSCAPGNVPLNYYDVSQQHQRTPVTVPQPPLPSQPPPSSGTISPQEFLKKLNLVHQEQHLQMTPKPGLAAKFPVMTQGAPKPPWAEKLPLGEKLNPLFQVISPQRIPATVSPALLLSPAVFTQTCASDAINPPPPAAEPAPATANLLLPVSLQDTPSNQSSVLTKSQLQGTLLHLIQNDENFLNTIHEAYVSVLNRGGRKF; translated from the exons GAGAAGACGGATGTGGAGGGGACGCTGTTTGTGTACACGAGGTGAGCGCCGCGTACGAGGAAATCTCAT ATCTGCTTCCCCCAAACATGGCTTCACCATCATGAACCGGCTGAGCATGGAGAACCGCACGGAGCCCATCACCAAGGACCTGGAGTTCCAGCTGCAAGATCCGTTCCTACTGTACCGAAATGCCAGAT TTCTTATTTATGGGATCTGGTTCTACAATAAAGAAGAGTGTCAGAGAGTCGCAGAAGTCATGACAAA TTTAACCCAGCAGGAGCAGCGGAAGGCTCAGCAGTCCACCAACGTGGGGGTGTCACCGATGAACCTGCACCCCGAGAAGGAAGTGGATATCCTGCAGATGCTCAACAAGGCCAAGGACGAGTACGCGAAG TGTAAACCGTGTTCAGAGCCCAAGATGATGACCAGCTCCTCTGCCATCCACGCGAACCCCAACCTCATCAAACCTATCGCAGTGAAACCCAGCGACGTGGCCCCTCAG TCGGCGGACCCGGAGCCGCAGCATTTGTCGCTCACCACCCTCTTTGGAAAAGCAGAACTGACCCCCGTGGAAAATGCAAATCAGAAAGACCCCCCCTCAGTGCGGCAGACGGTGGTTCGCTCCTTGTCCTACGAGGAGTCGCCACGTTCCGCCGACAGCTGCGACAAGCAGCTGTGTCCAGCGATCCAGAAGCTGATGATACGGGGGGCGGACCTGCGTCCCGTCACCGAGTACCCAGAAAACCCGCACTGCCACAACGGCGCCTACATCACCCCCGGAGACGTCTTCAGTGGCCTCTTCCTAACGCTGGAGGACAACGTCCCCTTATGTGTCCAGGACCATGTTTGCGGGGGGGACTACCTCCTCCATAAACTGCAGCATCAACATCCCATCCTGGATCGAGGACCCCCGGCGATGGTGCAGTCCTATGGCGGAGATCTAAGCTGCGCACCAGGGAACGTCCCCCTTAATTACTATGACGTCTCGCAGCAACACCAAAGGACTCCCGTCACCGTACCCCAACCGCCCCTTCCCTCCCAGCCTCCCCCGTCCTCGGGGACCATCTCTCCGCAGGAATTCCTGAAAAAATTGAATCTTGTGCATCAGGAGCAGCACTTGCAGATGACCCCCAAGCCGGGCCTGGCCGCCAAATTCCCAGTCATGACCCAGGGGGCGCCAAAGCCACCGTGGGCAGAGAAATTACCCCTGGGGGAGAAACTCAATCCGTTGTTTCAG gtaatatccCCCCAGAGGATCCCCGCCACGGTGTCCCCAGCGCTGCTCCTGTCTCCTGCGGTGTTTACACAGACCTGTGCGAGTGACGCCATAAACCCCCCTCCACCTGCTGCTGAACCGGCTCCCGCCACGGCCAACCTGCTCCTCCCAGTATCACTGCAGGACACCCCCAGTAATCAGAGCAGTGTCCTCACCAAGAGCCAGCTCCAGGGAACCTTGTTACACCTCATCCAG